The Coregonus clupeaformis isolate EN_2021a chromosome 35, ASM2061545v1, whole genome shotgun sequence genome includes the window TCATTCTTGTCCAGGAAGAGGAGATGTTTGGCCAGGGCTCTTGACGAGCGGAAGTCATCCACATGGATGAAGGAATCTCCAGGGATGAACTTCTCGTAGTTCTCTCTTGACGGGCCCATCACCACAGGAACAGCACCCAACTTGAGAGCGTTGTAGAGTTTTTCTGTGATGTAGTCCTTATGGACAGAGTTCTCAAAAGACAGGTAGAATTTACAGCTGGCCACGATCATTCTGTATTCACTAAGAGACACCTTTTTATTGAAAGGGTCCCCGTAGGTGTGAATCCTGATGAATTTGCGCAGCTCCATGTAGTACCAAGTCCTCTTGTGTTCTGGCTTCCAGTTGCTAACGATCCAACAGACCAGTCGGTTTTTGTGCGGGACAAACTCCTCCTTCTCTTTAGTCCGAAGGACGAGAGAGCCATAAGGCATGTTGATGTCTGCATCCTGCCTGTAGTTCAAAGTCACATTAAACAGATCTTCCAAGCCAGGTATTCTATTCGTGTGTGCCGGCGATTCGAAATTCATCCACACCCATTTCTGGAAGGAGGGCCGTGGTTCTTGGGGCAGGTTGGATAAATCCTCTTTGATTTCTCGGTGGTGGATGAGAACGGCGTCCGCTTGACTGTACAGCTCTCTGTCGTCTGTCAGGTGACAGCCTTCAATGTTATACAGGGACCTGCAGGAGTTCAGTTTGAAGGGATGGTCAAATGGCCAGTGCCAGACCAGCACGGTAACGTCCTGTTTGTGCTCCGCCTGGAAGTGCTTGGCCAGGACAGGGAGCCAAGTGATAGTGGGGCGGTACAGTAGACAGGTCAGCAAGCAGCCCAGCAGGAGAATGCCTATCAGGCTCCGGTGCCCAATTCTACGACTTGGTCCAAGACACATAATATGGCCTGTCAAAAGGAAAGGCTGTTTGTTTTTCAGTTTATTAAGAACAGGCAAACACATCTAATCACTCTATTATTGCATGTATTCGTAAAGTTGACAATGATTATTTTAGCACGAGGAATACTGGTCAATCATAAACTCTAACCACAGACAGGTTTTAGGGTGAGGGCAGACATCTGCTGACGAGGCTAGTGCTCTATCAGCAGACCGTTTCATTGCTTCACTAGTCATGCATATTATATGGTTGTCATAACAGTAATCAAAGTCATTAAGACAAGCTCAGGTTTCTGTTAGGTTAGTGACTTCTGAAGTGACTGAGGCAGTGGTTATGACTAAGATCCTGAGTTCATAGGACGTGCTTCCCATCCAGAGAAACAAATGAGCCATGTGGTCAAACTAAACAAATACTCTGGATACTTATCCTGGCTATTGTGTGTATAGAGTCCAGCCTCTGAACCAGCATATAGGATAGATCAATAAATATTGAACTCAGAGGATATAGTAAGACTATTGAACTAAGGAGTCATGGGACTCAAAGTGTTGGGGGCTGTGATTTCACCCTTGCCCGGGGTAATTCAATGACTCAATGAGATAAGGACAGGTTCTAAGTAAAACATACTACGCAGTCAAATAATGATAGCATGTTATGCAATGGGAACTACCAGGGTAGGCAATAACAATAAACCTGTGTGAATGTTTTGATACCAACAAGTTGCCATAAAGCCAGCTAATATTTAAAGACatgaatacagctatatagaatctatatacacacacacacctgtgcacACACTTTACTAACATCACAGATGGTATTTTACTCAACTTTAATTCCGTTGTTCTTTCTGTTTCGACTTGTCTGTTAAAAGAAAGACAAATTCATTTTTCTAACACATAACcaattttacacacacacacttgatacTAACCGTATAGGAAACTCAGCATTAAATCGGACAGACAGACTCCATTCAAACATACAGAGAAACAGTTACATCCAAAAAGTAATATCTACATATCTGCACCACATTCCACACTGTTCTTCAAGGAAACAACATACTGGGTGAGGTGTGCTTACCTGCTAGCTCTGAGATATAACTTTGAACTTAATCAAAATGATGTTGCTAGCTTTGATTTAAAGCCACAGCTGACACCTAGCTGAGTCACTCATGTGCCTCCACATTGTTGAGTGAGGATAAGCCTAGAACTAGTGTGTAACTGCAGGCAGAGGGACAGCCTCTCTAGCCTTTGCCCCTCATGTCACACCTTAGACACACTGCCCTCTAGCCTGCCGGGTGCAATTTGTCAAAGAAATACACACCTTCATAATGTGCTTAGTTTTGTCGATGTGGCTTGGTACatgacagggctctccaaccccagttgtaaatAACCTGGtgcagcttatcaaccagctaattattagaatcaggtgtgctagattatgGTTGGCGTGAACcaacaggatggtagctctccagtaacagggttggagagccctggtataTGATGTGCAAGTAGAGTGTTATGTAATTGAAATAATATTTTAAAAGACAATGCATATGTGTAATACAGTGTAAATATCAGAGAAGGAGGATGTAAATACTCAAAAGTCCTTTTGAAATCAGATATTAATTTGCTTCTtccatggctgcgtttacacaggcagcccaattctgatatttttccactaattggtcttttgaccaatcacatcagatcgtttcacatcagctctttttcagagctgatctgattggtcaaaagaccaattagtgaaaaaaatatcagaattgggctgcctgtctaaacacagcctTTTTGCTTGAAATCTTTGCTCAACCCAACACTTGTATTGAGATACAGTATATCCAAATATCTTTTGGATGTACACCTGTGATCAGCCAAACATCCATCAGTTCTTGTTTATCTTACAAGCCTTCTGTAAACTATGAAAGCCCTCTATGTTTATGATAGATAgagctagggttgcaaaattccgggaactttcaataaattccctgttttTTCCAAAATCCCAGTTGGTTgattcccggaatcaggagggaataagcaggaaatccagaaCCCTCCAACAAGGATTTTAGGAAagccagggaatttattgaaagttcctggaattttgcaaTGCTAAATAGAGCTAAATGAAAGCACTATAATGTAAACAGATAGGCCAACGTAGGCAATTCTCACATAAAAACtacactacagtcgtggtcaaaggttttgagaatgacacaaatattcattttcacaaagtctgctccCTCAGATTTATGATGGcagtttgcatatactccagaatgttatgaagaatgatcagatgaattgcaattaattgcaaagtccctctttgccatgaaaatgaacttaatccccaaaaaatacatttccactgcatttcagccctgccacaaaaggaccagctgacatcatgtcagtgattctcttgttaacacaggtgagagtgttgacgaggacaaggctggagatcactctgtcatgctgattgagttagaataacagactggaagctttaaaaggaaggtggtgcttgaaatcatccatggttacctgcaaggaaacacgtgccgtcatcattgctttgcacaaaaagggctttttttttttttttatccttgcttcacaggcaaggatattgctgctagtaagattgcacctaaatcaaccatttatcggatcatcaataacttcaaggagagaggttcaattgttgtgaagaaggcttcagggcgcccaagaaagtccagcaagcgccaggaccgtctcctaaagttgattcagctgcgggatctgggcaccaccagtgcagagcttgctcaggaatggcagcagggacagactgatattctgcaaaaggtacaggtattggactgctgaggactggggtaaagtcattttctttgatgaatcccctttccgattgtttggggcatccggaaaaaagcttgtccggagaagacaaggtgagcgctaccatcagtcctgtgtcatgccaacagtaaagcatcctgagaccattcatgtggtcctctgtagctcagctggtagagcacggcgcttgtaacgctaaggtagtgggttcgatccccgggaccacccatacacaaaaaaaaaaatgtatgcacgcatgactgtaagtcgctttggataaaagcgtctgctaaatggcttatattattattatattatgtgtggggttgcttctcagccaagggagtgggctcactcacaattctgcctaagaacacagccatgaataaagaatggtaccaacacatcgtccgagagcaacttctcccaaccatccaagaacagtttggtgacaaacaatgccttttccagcatgatggagcaccttgccataaggcaatagtgataactaagtggctcggggaacaaaacatcaacattttgggtccatggccaggaaactccccagaccttaatcccattgagaacttgtggtcaatcctcaagaggcaggtggacaaacaaaaacccacaaattctgacaaactccaagcattgattatgcaagaatgggctgccattagtcaggatgtggcccagaagttaattgacagcatgccagggtggattgcagaggtcttgaaaaagaagggtcaacactgcaaatattgactatttgcataaacttaatgtaattgtcaataaaagcctttgacacttatggaatgcttgtaattatacttcagtataccatagtaacatctgacaaaaatatctaaaaatactgaagcagcaaactttgtgaagaccaatacttgtgtcattctcaaaacttttgaccacgactgtacatgaacaaaagtatgtggacacctgctcgtcaaaacatctcattccaaaatcatgggcattaatatggagttggtcccccctttgctgctataacagcctccactcttctgggaaggctttccactagatgttggaacattgttgcagggacttgcttccattcagccacaagagcattagttaggtcgggcactgatgttgggtaattaggcctggctcgcagtcggcattccaattaatccaAAGGGcgttcgatggggttaaggtcagggctctgtgcaggccagtcaaggtcttccacaccgatcttgacaaaccatttctgtatggacctcgctttgtgcacgggggcattgtcatgctgaaacaggaaagggcctaaaCGTAAAGATGTatgtacacatgactgtaagtcgctttggataaaagcgtctgctaaatggcatattattattatattattatctagaatgtaattgtatgctgtagcattaagatttcccttcactggaactaaggggtctagcccgaacactgaaaaacagccccagaccagtattcctcctccaccaaactttacagttggcactatgcattggggcaggtagcgttctcttggcatccgccaaaccgtgattcatcactccagagaacgcgtttccactgctccagagtccaatggcgtcgagctttacaccactctagccgacacttggcattgcatttggtgatcttaggcttgtgtgcagctgctcggccatggaaacccatttcatgaagctcccgacgaacagttcttgtgctgacgttgcttccaaaggcagtttggaacttggtagtgagtgttgcaactgaggacagacgatttttacgcactacgcgctccagcgctcggcagtcccgttctgtgagcttgtgtggcctaccacttcgcggctgagccgttgttgctcctagacatttccacttcacaataacagcacttacagttgaccggggcagctctagcaggacagaaatttgacaaattgacttgttggaaaggtggcatcctatgacggtgcaacgttgaaagtcactgagctcttcaataaggccattctactgccaatgttggtctatggagattgcatggctgtgtgctcgattttatacacctgtcagcaacgggtgtggctgaaatagagaaatgcactaatttgaaggggtgtccacatttttgtatatatagcgtATATTGGcaggaaggatgtttgacatgcgttttacaTTTGTATAAAAAAATTTGTTGAGAAAATCATCATGAAAATGGcaattttaggccctttttagacctatacatgcctcctgtaagaccctatgatctgtgaaccgtacatgatacagacaacatcttggtgtcattatactccttatcgtactacaccggctctgacgctcgtcggatgtggcaaggcttgAAAACGTGTACctcaagcatgtgctgaccaactggctagtgtcttcactgacattttcaacatgtccctgactgagtctgtaataccaacatgtttcaagcagaccgccatagtccctgtgcccaaggacactaagataacctgcctaaattactaccgacccgtagcactcacgtctgtagccatgaagtgctttgaaaggctggtcatggctcacatcaacaccattatcccagaaaccgtaGACCCACTccgatttgcataccgccccaacagatccacagatgatgcaatctctgttgcactccacactgccctttcccacctggacaagaggaacacctacgtgagaatgctattcattgactacagcttagcgttcaactccatagtgccctcaaagctcatcactaagctaaggatcctgggactaaacacctccctctgcaactggatcctggacttcctgacagtccgcccccaggtggtaagggtaggtaacaacacatctgccacgctgatcctcaacatgggggcccctcaggggtacgtgttcagtcccctcctgtactccctgttcacccatgactgcatggccaggcacgactccaacaccatcattaagtttgccgacgacacaacagtggtaggcctgatcaccaacaacaatgagacagcctatagggaggagttcagagacCTGGTTGTGTGGTTCCAGGATAAtaacatctccctcaacgtgatcaagacaaggagatgattgtggactacagggaaagaaaagaggactgagcacgcccccattctcatcgatggggctgtagtggaacaggtttgagcttcaagttccttggtgtccatatcaccaacaaactatcatggtccaaacacaccaagacagtcgtgaagagggcacgacaaagcctattccccctcaggagactgaaaagattgggcatgggtcctcagatcctcaaaaaattctacagctgcaccatcgagagcatcctgactggttgcatcaccacctggtatggcaactgctcggactccgaccgcaaggcactacagaggatagtgcgtatggcccagtacatcactggggccaagcttcctgccatccaggacctctataccaggcggtgtcagaggaagacccaaaaaattgtcaaagactccagccaccctagtcataccgcacggcaagcggtaccggagcgccaagtctaggtccaaaaggcttctcaacagcttctacccccaagccataagactcctgaacagctaatcatggctacccggactatttgcactgccccaccccacccccaccctatccccctcttttacgctgctgctactctgtttattatttatgcatagtcactttaactctacccacatgtacatattacctcaattaccttgactagccggtgcccccgcacattgactctgtaccggtacccccctgtatatagcctccctactgttattttattttactgctactctttagttatttgctttttttttttttacttaacacttttttcttttacatttttttctttaaaaaactgcattgttggttaagggcttgtaagtaagcatttcactgtaatgtctacacctgttgtatttggcgcatgtggcaaataacatttgatttgatttgattatagtGTGCTCTCAAATATGGAGTATGTCTCGATTCAAAAATTTTCCCATTCGATTATTCAACATAAAAATATTAATATCTCAAaagtaccctttttgattttgttcattttaagacctattgtttggaacaatatactctacaagtacataacatttccagagtgggctctaCTAAGCTATGATACATTTTATAAGCACCACCAAAGGAAACTCCCTCTGCTAGTGATttgctgaatgtgcaatcctaaaggaaggctgtgattggttaatgacctatAATGTCATTTTTTTATGTATAAAATGGGTAATATCTTCAAAAGTACAAGAGACCCCACTCTGGAAATTTGAGGTGTTTGAAGATTAttattgttccaaacaatatgtcAAAACATTTGgtgccatattcctagcacgcaatgattacatcaaggttgtgactttacaaacttgttggatgcatttcctGTTTGTTTATAATATCATACCCCGcagaaatgctaacctcccctgtaatTGTAAatgtgagaggttagcatgtcttgggggtatgatatttgtgcgtctgtaactttctcactcaacaTAAtttacgattcattcaggattatccataatcatggtagcatccacattaatgtagacgtttttagaaacatattctattcttatttacaattaaaGTTActtcaaaatgacacaatacatttttaccattcatttctattgggcacaagaTATGCACCCTATCCCTCTGGCCAGGGTAAACGAAGCGGTAACGTTGCGTATTTATAGCCCATTTGTTAGTGAGAAAATGTGAACGCCCACTgcgcaaaaactggttgaatgtgatgacgttgaattaAGATGGAAAACTGATCGtcctttttttcacccaacttttaacctaaatccaatgacatggtgacagtTTCTGTATATTGAATTCAAGTTAGTTGACATCTCAACCaattgtaaatcaaaactagacgttgaactgacgtctgtgcccagtgggtgggaCCAAATTTAGTTTATATTCAAAATTGGGCTGACTAGGTTACCTAGACTTTTTCAATGCAAAATTATTAACTGGAATGTTATTAGGCCTACAGTTTCATAGGGAAGGACTACATGATGCAAacctgcataaagcaagctcagccctgtgagttgtattgtccaatcatgttgctttctctgtgtctgtgcatAGGAAACCCCACTAGTCCTTCTTTCAAATATAATTCATATGAACAAGTACTAGGTTGCTGTGGTTTGACAGGGTTTTTTAAAaccatcccagctagcacataacattctgagaaccatatgtttctttcAGCTTGGTTAGAGTGTGGTTGTCATACGGTTATTATGCATACAACATTCCCACaacattctgggaatggtgcaggatacccagctagcacataccATTCTGAGAATGTTTcttaggtgggaatttcagtacttcagcataacattttctacaggtttcctcgtggttctatttaaagtcatgtttgaaACAGAGTCTCCAAGTATCCATTCTTGGAGCAAACATTTTTCTCTGGGAAAAGGAGGGACTTGTCGATGAGGCCATTAGGTCATATGACTGCAGGAAGGGCTACAGAGGTCAGAGTCTCCATGTTCATCTCCAATCCAAGAACCTAAAGTAAATATTAGGCCATGGCTATCCTCTTCCTCACATGAAATGATATACACTGTCATTCTTTTTTGTCTTCCTAGCAACTATAGAAAAGCTCTGTGTAGTAGTGAGCAGGTGTCTGCATTTTATTCCTATAACTGCATTCTCCCTGCTCTCCTCTTTATCTCAGTGAGACGTGGCTAGTGTTGAGCAGGATGGGACGTCCCACCTTGTTGTTTTCTCTACTCCCCATTCAGCACCAGATATGTTTCCCTCACCCTTAATTACCTAAGGATATGGACATGACCTGGTGAACAGGACCTTGGTATTTGCCTGGGTTGTATTCATTGGGGAAAAATGGAATATAAGCATttgttattggacaagttcagtccgttttcttctgtttgCTGTAGGGTTGCAACACTACCATAACAGGGAGGCTTTGTTTGGACAAGTCCATACATTGCTGAACTTGAATGGCTCTAACTGCCATATTGATGGATTGCGTGTATTAATATGATGAGATGTAGGGTGTTTTAATGCCgtatagcaggggtgtcaaactaattccgtggagggcctagtgtctacaggtttttgttttttcctttcagttAATAAGCCCTAGACAACGAGGTgtggggagttcctaactaattagtgaccttaattgatcaatcaagtacaagggaggagcgaaaacctgcagacactcagccctctgtggaatgagtttgactccTGTCCCGTATAGGATCAGTGAAATGACTCATTTTAACACATTAGGTAGAGTAGGATCATCTAAGTCAACTCTATCATGTTGAATTGTGTCCTTGTGCCTTTAGCCCCTATTTTACAGTTGTTAATAAAGTTACATAAGATATAGGCAttcattcttgaagaatataacttataaatgtctcGTGAGCTAAGCccatcataacccaaaatataaaaaattttttactccattgtttgtaaacaatgtcatTATATTATGTCATTATAATTCATATATATTTAATTACATTATTATATAATTACACTGCATAATTCAAAAcatagttaaaactataattttgatttCATGGCTGGtcctgagagtggttacatttctccatccCCATCGCTCAGCTAGTTACCAAACTGCCCTTATTGTGGAACCGGTTGTATCGGCTTAAAAACAAGGACATGTCATTGTGGTGATACAGTACATGAGCAGAGCACTGTATTTCTGACCACCATAGCTAGGAAACAACATGCATTGTCAGGTAAGAGAGGCAGACGCAATTGAGGATTGTCCTTTAATCAATATTTTATTGTTACAGTATTTAAGTCATCCTTTTGGTTTTGGTAGTGTATATTGAACCGGCAGAAATTAAATGAAGGCAGACAGCGGTACGCTAACCCAATATTAACTTTTATGCCTTTCCCTAACTTCACTGAAACAATAACCCTCATTCCTAAACCACACCTTAAATAATTTCAACCctcatgcctaaccttaaataatttcaaacctcatgcctaacctttAATCATTTCAACCCTCATGCCTAACCTTTAATAATTTCAATCCTCATGCCTAACCTAAAATAATTTAGGCCCCTATGCCTAACCTTAAGTTTTCATTCTGCTGGTTGAATATACACTTCCTTCACATTCGGTTATCTCTTTTATTGCCTTTTATTTTATCTCTTTCATTTTTTTACTGTGAAATGTGCTGTGATTTAAATTGTGTGCTCCGATTTAATacaattgtatgcactcactaactgtaagtcgctctggataagagcgtctgctaaatgactaaaatgtaaaatgtaaagaccAGTGAGACTGAGGAACCACTATAGGGTGAAATATTACCAACTCCTGAGCAAGTTCATCACTATCAACACGTATGGAGCCCACTTTAATAACAAGCAAATTAGTCATGAGGAATACACAAGCACAGTGGCCAGCTGTAAGTTCTACTTGCCATTCGACAATATGAGAAAACACCCTGACtacacctcccgagtggcgcagtggtctaaggcactgcatcgcagtgctagctgtgccactagagatcctggttcgaatccaggctctgtcgtagccggccgcgaccgggagacccatggggcggcgcacaattggcccagcgtcgtccagggtaggggagggaatggccggcagggatgtagctcagttggtagagcatggcgtttgcaacgccagggttgtgggttcgattcccacagggggccggtataaaaaaataataaaaaatatataaaaaaaaaatgtaaaaataatgtatgcactcactaactgtaagtcgctctggataagagcgtctgctaaatgactaaaatgtaaatgtaaaatgaagttGGGCTCTGTGCCAGTTGCCCTAGGACCGCCCAGGCAGGTTTATGAGAAGTTCATCCCAGGT containing:
- the LOC121550909 gene encoding 4-galactosyl-N-acetylglucosaminide 3-alpha-L-fucosyltransferase 9-like translates to MCLGPSRRIGHRSLIGILLLGCLLTCLLYRPTITWLPVLAKHFQAEHKQDVTVLVWHWPFDHPFKLNSCRSLYNIEGCHLTDDRELYSQADAVLIHHREIKEDLSNLPQEPRPSFQKWVWMNFESPAHTNRIPGLEDLFNVTLNYRQDADINMPYGSLVLRTKEKEEFVPHKNRLVCWIVSNWKPEHKRTWYYMELRKFIRIHTYGDPFNKKVSLSEYRMIVASCKFYLSFENSVHKDYITEKLYNALKLGAVPVVMGPSRENYEKFIPGDSFIHVDDFRSSRALAKHLLFLDKNEEMYRKYFKWQRSHTVSINDFPIQTACNSCEYIRRHPENQMVTELYKWFWEEG